A single region of the Phyllostomus discolor isolate MPI-MPIP mPhyDis1 chromosome 14, mPhyDis1.pri.v3, whole genome shotgun sequence genome encodes:
- the KCNA10 gene encoding potassium voltage-gated channel subfamily A member 10, producing the protein MDACGWKEMEVALVDFDNADEIQEQPGYATAFSPTGPKGRPGSSPFSSWRVLVSDSSGHETAFCKLPGDLPDPPEPEPAAMNEGNQRVIINIAGLRFETQLRTLSQFPETLLGDREKRMQFFDSMRNEYFFDRNRPSFDGILYYYQSGGKIRRPANVPIDVFADEITFYELGSEAMDEFRNDEGFIKDPEIPLPANDFHRQFWLLFEYPESSSAARGVATVSVLVVIISITIFCLETLPEFREDRELKAAAREPSLHTNRTALSHSLFTDPFFMVESVCIFWFTFELVLRFVVCPSKTGFFKNIMNLIDIISVIPYFATVITELVQETEPTAQQNTSLAILRVIRLVRVFRIFKLSRHSKGLQILGQTLKASMQELGLLIFFLFIGVILFSSAVYFAEVDEPESHFSSIPDGFWWAVVTMTTVGYGDMCPTTAGGKIVGILCAIAGVLTISLPVPVIVSNFNYFYHRETENEERQSIPKQINKILHSEDSRMGSTGSLSKTNGGCSAEKSGE; encoded by the coding sequence ATGGATGCGTGCGGCTGGAAGGAAATGGAGGTCGCTCTGGTGGATTTCGACAACGCGGACGAAATCCAGGAACAGCCAGGCTACGCCACAGCCTTCAGCCCCACCGGCCCGAAAGGCCGGCCTGGGAGCAGCCCCTTCTCCAGCTGGAGGGTCCTCGTCAGCGACAGCAGCGGCCACGAGACGGCCTTCTGCAAGCTCCCCGGCGACTTGCCCGACCCCCCGGAGCCCGAGCCGGCAGCCATGAACGAAGGGAACCAGAGGGTGATCATCAACATCGCTGGGCTGAGGTTCGAGACCCAGCTCCGGACCCTCAGTCAGTTCCCGGAGACCCTGCTGGGGGACCGGGAGAAAAGGATGCAGTTCTTCGACTCCATGAGAAACGAGTATTTCTTTGACAGGAACAGGCCCAGCTTTGACGGGATCCTCTACTATTACCAGTCGGGCGGGAAAATCCGGCGCCCGGCCAACGTCCCCATCGACGTCTTCGCAGATGAGATCACCTTCTACGAGCTGGGCAGCGAGGCCATGGACGAGTTCCGGAACGACGAGGGCTTCATCAAAGACCCCGAGATACCGCTGCCCGCCAACGACTTCCACCGGCAGTTCTGGCTGCTCTTCGAGTACCCGGAGAGCTCCAGCGCGGCCCGCGGCGTGGCCACGGTCTCCGTGCTGGTGGTCATCATCTCCATCACCATCTTCTGCCTGGAGACGCTGCCCGAGTTCCGAGAGGACCGGGAGCTGAAGGCGGCGGCGAGGGAGCCCAGCCTCCACACCAACAGGACcgccctctcccactccctgttCACCGACCCCTTCTTCATGGTGGAGTCCGTGTGCATCTTCTGGTTCACCTTCGAGCTGGTGCTGCGGTTCGTGGTGTGCCCCAGCAAGACGGGCTTCTTCAAGAACATCATGAACCTCATCGACATCATCTCCGTCATCCCCTACTTCGCCACCGTCATCACGGAGCTGGTGCAGGAGACGGAACCCACCGCCCAGCAGAACACGTCCCTGGCCATCCTGCGGGTCATCCGGCTGGTGCGGGTCTTCCGCATCTTCAAGCTGTCCCGCCACTCCAAGGGGCTGCAGATCCTGGGGCAGACGCTGAAGGCCTCCATGCAGGAGCTGGGGCTgctcatcttcttcctcttcatcgGGGTCATCCTCTTCTCCAGCGCCGTCTACTTCGCCGAGGTGGACGAGCCGGAGTCCCACTTCTCCAGCATCCCCGACGGCTTCTGGTGGGCGGTGGTCACCATGACGACCGTGGGCTACGGCGACATGTGCCCCACCACCGCGGGGGGCAAGATCGTGGGCATCCTGTGTGCCATCGCCGGCGTCCTGACCATCTCCCTCCCTGTGCCCGTCATCGTCTCCAACTTCAACTACTTCTACCACCGGGAGAcggaaaatgaggagaggcagagCATCCCGAAGCAGATCAACAAAATCCTCCACAGTGAGGATTCCAGGATGGGCAGCACCGGCTCCCTCAGCAAGACCAACGGCGGCTGCTCTGCGGAGAAGTCTGGGGAGTGA